ACAGGAGTTCATTTGCGCTATTTATACAAATCCGCCGGTGATTTAGTCTGTAGCCAGCACATCCTGAAAAGCAGGAGTTTTATCAAAAACAGATTTTGCAAACGGACATTCCGCAACAATTTTCAGATCATTCTTGCGTGCATAATCTACTGCTTCCAATACCAGTTTCTTGCCAACACCCTGACCTTCAAAATGAGAGTCCACTTCTGTACTGTCAATAATTAGTCTGTCCTCTCCTTCTTCATAATGCATCTGACCACTCTGCTGATCATCAATATATGCTGTAAACACACCATTTCTTCCGTTACTTGAATGTCTTATTTCCATATGTATAAAATATTAAACAGTGACGTTTACATAACACATATCGGGTAATATTTGTTTAAGAAAAAGCAATTTTCGGATCAGAAACTGTATGATTTTTACGACAGGTATCCGGAATAAAATATTAGTATTCACAGATACCTGTACAGACAACATGATCATTGACTCAGAAAGGCAGATCCTGCTCCTGCTCTACCTGTTCCTGGAGCAGATCAGCCGGCTCTTTTGAGGTATTGTTTTTATCGAGAATCTGTAATTGTCTGACCCTGACTTCAGCAAAGACTTTCTTATTTCCATCTTTATCTTCATAATCCCGGTAAGTCAGCATACCTTCAACCATAATCTGTGTGCCTTTTGAGCAGCGCTGCTCAACCATATGGGTAAGATTTCCCCATACCACCAGATTATGCCAAAGAACATTCTCTACCCATTCTCCCTGCGCATTCTTGTATACTTCATTGGTAGCTAAACGGAGCTGAGCCATTTTTGAACCTTTGACTGTAGCTTTGATTACAG
The Sphingobacterium spiritivorum genome window above contains:
- a CDS encoding single-stranded DNA-binding protein; this encodes MNALRNSIQLVGRLGIDPVIKATVKGSKMAQLRLATNEVYKNAQGEWVENVLWHNLVVWGNLTHMVEQRCSKGTQIMVEGMLTYRDYEDKDGNKKVFAEVRVRQLQILDKNNTSKEPADLLQEQVEQEQDLPF
- a CDS encoding GNAT family N-acetyltransferase, coding for MEIRHSSNGRNGVFTAYIDDQQSGQMHYEEGEDRLIIDSTEVDSHFEGQGVGKKLVLEAVDYARKNDLKIVAECPFAKSVFDKTPAFQDVLATD